A single window of Anaerocolumna chitinilytica DNA harbors:
- a CDS encoding ribonuclease J produces the protein MKEENTNKKGVKIIPLGGLEQIGMNITAFEYEDSIIVVDCGLSFPEDDMLGIDLVIPDVTYLKDNISKVKGFVITHGHEDHIGSLPYVLKDVNVPIYATKLTIGIIENKLKEHNLLKSTKRKVIKYGQSINLGCFRIEFIRTNHSIADAASLAIFTPAGIIVHTGDFKVDYTPVFGSTIDLPRFAELGKKGVLALMCESTNVERPGYTMSERTVGKTFDNIFAENSKNRIIVATFASNVDRIQQIVNSAEKYDRKVVIEGRSMVNIITTASELGYITIPNNLLIDIEQMKNYPDERIVLITTGSQGEVMAALPRMAASIHKKVSIKPGDTVIFSSTPIPGNEKSVFKVINDLSMKGAKVIFQDTHVSGHACQEEIKLIYALTKPKYAIPIHGEYRHLIKHKELAQTMGVQKDNVFVISSGDVLELSEEKAGVVGKVPAQGIFVDGLGVGDVGNIVLRDRQHLSENGLLIVVVTLEKYTNQVLAGPDIVSRGFVYVRESENLMDEARNVVSDALEKCLSKNTTDWGKMKNEIKDSLSDYLWKKTKRNPMILPIIMEVN, from the coding sequence TTGAAAGAAGAAAATACAAATAAAAAGGGAGTAAAAATAATCCCTTTAGGCGGTCTTGAGCAAATAGGAATGAATATTACTGCCTTTGAATATGAGGATAGTATTATTGTAGTAGATTGCGGTTTATCATTTCCCGAGGATGATATGCTTGGAATTGATTTGGTAATACCGGATGTTACTTATTTGAAAGACAACATAAGCAAGGTAAAAGGATTTGTAATAACCCATGGCCACGAAGATCATATAGGATCATTACCTTACGTATTAAAGGATGTTAACGTACCGATTTATGCGACCAAGCTTACAATAGGCATTATTGAAAATAAATTAAAAGAGCATAATCTGTTAAAGTCAACAAAGAGAAAAGTTATAAAATATGGACAGTCCATTAATCTTGGTTGTTTTCGTATCGAATTTATCCGTACGAATCACAGTATTGCAGATGCGGCATCCCTTGCAATTTTTACACCGGCAGGCATTATTGTTCACACCGGTGACTTTAAGGTAGATTATACACCAGTATTCGGAAGTACTATTGACTTGCCTCGCTTTGCAGAACTTGGCAAAAAGGGCGTTTTAGCACTTATGTGTGAAAGTACTAATGTGGAGAGACCAGGTTATACCATGTCTGAACGGACAGTAGGTAAGACCTTTGATAATATTTTTGCTGAGAATTCCAAAAACCGTATCATTGTAGCAACGTTTGCTTCCAACGTAGATCGTATACAGCAGATTGTTAACTCTGCTGAAAAGTATGATCGAAAGGTAGTTATTGAAGGCAGAAGCATGGTAAATATCATTACTACTGCTTCAGAGCTTGGTTATATCACCATTCCGAATAATTTGCTGATTGATATTGAACAGATGAAGAATTATCCGGATGAAAGGATTGTATTAATTACTACCGGAAGTCAGGGAGAAGTGATGGCAGCACTTCCCAGAATGGCTGCTTCCATTCATAAGAAAGTATCTATTAAACCGGGTGATACAGTAATATTTAGTTCAACACCGATTCCCGGCAATGAAAAATCGGTATTTAAAGTAATAAATGATTTATCTATGAAAGGCGCGAAAGTAATTTTTCAGGATACCCACGTATCCGGTCATGCCTGCCAGGAGGAAATCAAGTTAATCTACGCACTCACCAAACCGAAGTATGCAATACCTATCCACGGTGAATACAGGCATTTGATTAAGCATAAGGAACTGGCTCAGACTATGGGAGTTCAAAAAGATAATGTCTTTGTTATATCCTCAGGAGATGTACTTGAATTATCTGAGGAGAAAGCAGGCGTAGTTGGTAAAGTGCCTGCTCAGGGAATCTTTGTAGATGGCCTTGGTGTCGGGGATGTTGGGAATATTGTTCTTCGCGACAGACAGCATCTGTCTGAGAACGGATTATTAATTGTTGTAGTTACCTTAGAGAAATATACCAACCAGGTTCTTGCAGGTCCTGATATTGTATCAAGAGGTTTTGTATACGTCAGAGAATCAGAGAATCTTATGGATGAAGCCAGAAATGTTGTAAGCGATGCTTTAGAAAAATGCTTAAGCAAAAATACGACGGACTGGGGCAAGATGAAGAATGAAATCAAAGATTCTTTAAGTGATTACTTATGGAAAAAGACAAAACGTAATCCGATGATACTACCCATTATTATGGAAGTAAACTAA
- a CDS encoding DUF1292 domain-containing protein — translation MEEQKNQVTFITDDNEEVTFQVIEQTKLNGYTYLLVTDSQGEGDDGVAYILKDMSAEGDESSLYTLVEEEEELNLIADIFEELLEDIEFES, via the coding sequence ATGGAAGAACAGAAGAATCAGGTAACCTTTATTACAGATGATAATGAAGAAGTTACATTTCAAGTGATTGAGCAGACTAAATTGAATGGATATACCTATTTACTTGTTACCGATTCACAGGGTGAAGGAGATGACGGAGTAGCATATATTTTAAAGGATATGTCAGCTGAAGGAGATGAGTCCTCCTTATATACACTTGTCGAAGAGGAAGAAGAACTGAATCTCATAGCAGATATATTTGAAGAACTCTTAGAGGATATTGAGTTCGAATCATAA
- a CDS encoding MFS transporter: protein MNQNFNRTVKACFVGYIVQAIVNNFTPLLFITLQTSYSISLSRITLLVTFNFGLQLLVDLLSAGFIDKIGYRASAVAAHVLSAAGLILLTVLPEMLSDPFMGLLIAVMVYAVGGGLLEVLISPIVVACPTDNKEKAMSILHSFYCWGQVGVVLLSTLFFRLAGIHHWKVLAILWALIPIMNGIIFLKVPIAPLISEGNEEIGFRKLIRNKMFWILMLFMVCAGASEQSVSQWASAFAERGLSVSKTIGDLAGPMMFAVMMGIARVFYGKYGDKINLKRFMLYSSILCMLSYLVISLAPLPVLGLIGCGLCGFSVGILWPGTFSLAALSINGGGTAMFAFLALAGDLGCSVGPTLVGNVSADFHNNLKAGILAAIIFPIILFIGLLPKSKKQI, encoded by the coding sequence ATGAATCAGAATTTCAACAGAACTGTCAAGGCCTGCTTTGTAGGATATATAGTGCAAGCAATCGTAAATAATTTTACACCTCTGTTATTTATCACTTTACAGACCAGCTACTCTATCTCACTAAGCCGTATTACGCTTCTTGTAACCTTTAACTTTGGGCTGCAGTTACTGGTGGACCTGCTCTCAGCAGGATTTATTGATAAAATCGGATATAGGGCCTCCGCAGTAGCAGCTCATGTTCTGTCAGCAGCCGGGCTTATATTGCTAACTGTACTGCCGGAAATGCTGTCTGACCCTTTTATGGGACTTTTAATAGCTGTTATGGTATATGCGGTTGGCGGCGGTCTTTTGGAGGTTTTAATCAGCCCTATTGTTGTAGCATGCCCTACAGACAACAAGGAAAAGGCTATGAGCATTTTACATTCCTTCTATTGCTGGGGACAGGTAGGGGTGGTTCTGTTATCAACTTTATTTTTCCGATTAGCAGGTATTCACCACTGGAAGGTGCTTGCTATTCTTTGGGCACTAATTCCGATAATGAATGGAATTATTTTTCTGAAGGTCCCAATTGCTCCATTAATTTCGGAAGGAAATGAAGAAATAGGCTTTAGAAAACTCATAAGAAATAAAATGTTTTGGATTTTAATGCTTTTTATGGTATGTGCCGGGGCAAGCGAGCAGTCGGTCAGCCAATGGGCATCTGCCTTTGCAGAACGAGGCTTATCAGTAAGCAAGACCATAGGTGATCTGGCCGGCCCTATGATGTTCGCGGTAATGATGGGTATAGCAAGAGTCTTCTATGGAAAATATGGTGATAAGATAAATTTGAAACGGTTTATGTTGTATAGCAGTATCCTTTGTATGCTATCGTATCTGGTGATCTCCTTAGCTCCACTTCCTGTATTAGGGCTTATCGGCTGTGGATTATGCGGATTTTCCGTAGGTATTCTTTGGCCGGGGACCTTTAGCTTAGCTGCACTGTCAATCAATGGCGGAGGTACTGCTATGTTCGCTTTTCTTGCACTTGCAGGAGACTTGGGATGTTCCGTGGGACCCACCCTGGTTGGAAATGTTTCTGCTGACTTTCATAATAATCTAAAAGCAGGGATACTTGCAGCTATTATATTCCCTATCATACTTTTTATTGGGCTTTTACCAAAAAGCAAGAAACAGATTTGA
- a CDS encoding Fur family transcriptional regulator, giving the protein MPDKKDRFKMLLKEKGLKVTTQRVDILEALEIRPDKHLTAEEIYEIVKEKNPDIGLATVYRTIQLLAELNLIDKLNLGDGYVRYEIGNMDEEQKTHHHHHHLICLGCGNVLTFQGDLLDTLEGQIQKTMGFEVVDHEVKMYGYCKDCAAERGKE; this is encoded by the coding sequence ATGCCTGATAAAAAAGATCGGTTTAAAATGCTGTTAAAAGAAAAGGGCCTTAAGGTTACCACGCAGCGAGTTGATATTTTGGAAGCTTTGGAAATTAGGCCGGATAAGCATTTAACAGCTGAAGAAATTTACGAAATTGTGAAAGAAAAGAATCCAGATATTGGTTTAGCAACAGTATACAGAACGATACAGTTATTAGCCGAGTTAAATCTGATTGACAAATTAAATTTGGGAGACGGATATGTCCGATACGAAATCGGAAATATGGATGAGGAACAGAAAACACATCATCATCACCATCACTTGATTTGTTTAGGCTGTGGAAATGTACTGACATTTCAGGGAGATCTCTTAGATACTCTGGAAGGGCAGATACAAAAGACCATGGGATTTGAAGTAGTTGATCACGAGGTGAAGATGTACGGTTATTGTAAAGACTGTGCAGCTGAAAGAGGAAAGGAGTAA
- a CDS encoding endolytic transglycosylase MltG: MAVRSTSSRVALKVISTILKILLNILFYSIVIVLLVKISGVAHDFGYQVFGKVTASEAPGHDTTIEIDKGESTMNIASKLELNGVIVNKYSFFLKAKLKKYNLMPGTYNLNTSMTYDEIFSILTVPSADDSQDKKNTKDTGGKSSAGTKDSGTKDSTTKDSTSGDQGAGQ; the protein is encoded by the coding sequence ATGGCAGTAAGATCAACCTCATCACGTGTGGCATTAAAGGTAATAAGCACGATATTGAAGATTCTCTTGAATATATTATTTTATTCCATTGTAATCGTACTTTTGGTTAAAATAAGCGGTGTGGCGCATGATTTTGGGTATCAGGTTTTTGGTAAGGTAACAGCTTCGGAAGCTCCCGGTCATGATACCACCATAGAGATCGATAAAGGGGAATCGACTATGAATATCGCCAGCAAACTGGAACTAAATGGCGTAATCGTTAATAAATACTCCTTTTTCCTGAAAGCAAAACTTAAGAAATATAATCTTATGCCTGGAACTTATAATTTAAATACATCCATGACATATGATGAAATTTTTAGTATATTAACGGTACCTAGTGCTGATGATAGCCAGGATAAAAAGAATACTAAGGATACTGGCGGAAAGAGTTCAGCCGGAACCAAGGATTCAGGAACCAAAGATTCCACAACCAAGGACTCTACCTCTGGCGATCAGGGTGCAGGTCAGTAA
- a CDS encoding peptidase U32 family protein, whose amino-acid sequence MLMEDLGYKKPELLIPASNLEVLKIAVLYGADAVYIGGEMYGLRAKAKNFSKEDMKEGIDYAHTHGKKVYVTANITAHNEDLTGIEKYFEELKEIKPDAVIISDPGVFEIAKEVMPDMELHISTQANNVNYATYRFWHRLGAKRVVSARELSLEEIKGIRDNIPEDLEIESFVHGAMCMAHSGRCLLSNYFTGRDANRGACTHPCRWKYYLVEETRPGEYLPVEENERGTYIFNSKDLCMIEYIPQLVDAGIDSFKVEGRMKTALYVASVARTYRRAIDDFFENPALYEKNIPYYKEEISKCTYRQFTTGFFFGKPDSDAQIYDNNTYIKEYTYLGIIGEKNQKGYYKLEQRNKFSVGDEIEVMKPDGRNLMLKVKGIRDEEGNEMDSCPHPKQVIYVDLGEGLEENDILRRKE is encoded by the coding sequence ATGTTAATGGAGGATTTAGGATATAAAAAGCCGGAATTACTTATTCCGGCAAGTAACCTGGAAGTATTAAAAATAGCGGTACTTTATGGTGCCGATGCAGTATATATTGGAGGAGAGATGTATGGTCTTCGTGCAAAAGCCAAAAATTTCTCCAAGGAAGATATGAAAGAGGGTATAGATTATGCGCATACCCATGGCAAAAAGGTGTATGTAACTGCTAATATCACTGCACATAACGAAGATCTGACCGGAATAGAGAAGTACTTTGAAGAGTTAAAGGAAATAAAACCGGATGCCGTAATCATTTCAGATCCAGGTGTATTTGAGATAGCGAAAGAAGTTATGCCGGATATGGAACTTCATATCAGTACCCAAGCAAACAATGTCAACTACGCCACCTACCGTTTCTGGCACCGCTTGGGAGCCAAAAGAGTAGTATCCGCAAGAGAATTATCTCTTGAAGAAATTAAAGGTATCAGAGATAATATTCCGGAGGATTTGGAGATAGAATCCTTTGTTCATGGTGCAATGTGTATGGCACATTCCGGCAGATGCCTTCTCAGCAATTATTTTACCGGAAGAGATGCCAACAGAGGGGCTTGTACTCATCCCTGCCGCTGGAAATATTATCTTGTAGAAGAGACAAGACCGGGGGAATATCTTCCGGTGGAAGAGAATGAGAGAGGAACCTATATCTTTAATTCAAAGGACTTGTGCATGATTGAATATATTCCTCAGTTAGTAGATGCTGGAATTGACAGCTTTAAAGTTGAAGGCAGGATGAAAACTGCTCTTTATGTTGCTTCAGTAGCCAGGACTTACCGGAGGGCTATAGATGACTTCTTTGAAAATCCTGCTCTTTATGAAAAGAATATTCCCTATTATAAAGAAGAAATCTCAAAATGCACCTATCGTCAGTTTACGACCGGATTTTTCTTTGGAAAACCTGATTCCGATGCCCAGATCTATGATAATAACACTTACATCAAGGAATATACTTATCTTGGAATTATCGGTGAGAAGAATCAAAAGGGATACTATAAACTGGAGCAGAGGAATAAGTTTTCTGTAGGAGATGAAATTGAAGTCATGAAACCCGACGGCAGAAATCTTATGCTAAAGGTAAAGGGTATCCGTGACGAAGAAGGAAATGAAATGGATAGCTGCCCTCATCCGAAACAGGTGATATACGTAGATTTGGGGGAAGGGCTGGAAGAGAACGATATCTTAAGAAGAAAAGAATAA
- the mtaB gene encoding tRNA (N(6)-L-threonylcarbamoyladenosine(37)-C(2))-methylthiotransferase MtaB, which yields MDIQNNWNLDNKTVAFLTLGCKVNSYETEGIKKLFEEDGFQVVEFHDRADVYVVNTCTVTNIADRKSRQMLHKARKMNENAIVMAVGCYAQAAGEQLKEDEAIDIVVGNNRKKDIIEILKAYVNDNTIDSIIDVSVPLEFEEFEILDISEKTRAYIKIQDGCNQFCSYCIIPYARGRVRSRKTESILKEAGSLVEKGYKEVVLTGIHLSSYGIDFDNSTIAENHHLLELIKCLDGLEGLERIRLGSLEPRIITEDFVKGLSELRTFCPHFHLSLQSGCDATLVRMNRKYTTKDYYNRCSLIRSYFKNPAITTDVIVGFPGETEEEFEQTREFLRKINFSQMHIFKFSPRKGTKAALMPEQVKEEKKAERSNILISLSEEMRKEYRTLFLGNTEKLLVEEEIEIDGIKYQVGHNERYLKLAVKSEENLSNKILFVTVKEVLNKEMMICESMD from the coding sequence ATGGATATTCAGAATAATTGGAATTTAGATAATAAAACAGTAGCATTTCTAACACTGGGATGTAAAGTAAATTCATATGAAACAGAAGGAATCAAGAAACTATTTGAAGAAGATGGTTTTCAGGTAGTAGAATTTCATGATAGAGCAGATGTATATGTTGTGAATACCTGCACCGTTACGAATATAGCTGACCGTAAATCGCGCCAGATGCTACATAAAGCCAGGAAAATGAATGAAAATGCGATAGTAATGGCTGTTGGATGTTATGCTCAGGCAGCGGGAGAACAACTAAAGGAAGATGAAGCTATTGATATAGTGGTAGGAAATAACAGAAAAAAAGATATTATTGAGATATTAAAAGCGTATGTAAATGACAATACTATAGATAGTATCATTGATGTATCAGTACCTTTGGAGTTTGAAGAATTCGAAATTCTTGATATCTCTGAAAAAACAAGAGCGTATATCAAAATACAGGATGGTTGTAACCAGTTTTGCTCCTACTGCATCATACCCTACGCCAGGGGAAGAGTCAGAAGCAGAAAAACGGAATCGATTCTGAAGGAAGCCGGCAGTCTTGTGGAAAAAGGTTATAAAGAAGTAGTTCTGACGGGAATTCATCTTTCCTCCTACGGGATTGATTTTGATAACAGTACAATTGCTGAAAATCATCACCTGCTTGAATTGATAAAGTGCCTTGACGGATTGGAAGGACTGGAGAGAATAAGACTTGGTTCATTGGAACCGAGAATCATTACCGAAGATTTTGTTAAGGGACTCAGCGAACTGCGAACATTCTGCCCTCACTTTCATTTATCTCTGCAAAGCGGCTGTGATGCAACTTTAGTGAGGATGAACCGCAAATACACAACGAAGGATTACTATAATAGATGCTCCCTGATTCGAAGCTACTTTAAAAATCCGGCTATAACTACAGATGTTATTGTTGGTTTTCCGGGAGAAACGGAAGAGGAATTTGAACAGACAAGAGAATTTCTCAGGAAGATAAATTTCTCACAGATGCACATTTTTAAATTTTCTCCCAGGAAAGGTACCAAAGCCGCTCTTATGCCGGAACAGGTTAAAGAAGAGAAAAAAGCGGAGCGCAGTAATATACTGATTTCTTTGTCGGAAGAAATGAGAAAGGAATATAGAACACTTTTCCTTGGTAATACCGAAAAACTATTAGTGGAAGAAGAAATTGAAATTGATGGTATAAAGTATCAGGTTGGTCATAATGAAAGGTATTTAAAACTAGCAGTAAAGTCAGAAGAAAACCTGTCAAATAAAATACTTTTTGTGACAGTGAAGGAAGTTCTTAACAAAGAAATGATGATTTGTGAAAGTATGGATTGA
- a CDS encoding IreB family regulatory phosphoprotein: protein MQEIDNTQFFKVQKENEISVREIISTVYTAMTEKGYNPVNQIVGYIMSGDPTYITNHKGARSLIMKVERDEILEQLLNDYIDRNLK, encoded by the coding sequence ATGCAGGAGATAGATAATACACAATTTTTTAAGGTTCAAAAGGAAAATGAGATATCCGTGCGAGAGATAATATCGACCGTATATACAGCCATGACGGAGAAGGGCTATAATCCGGTAAATCAAATAGTGGGATATATCATGTCTGGAGACCCTACCTACATAACAAACCATAAAGGTGCCAGGAGCTTGATTATGAAGGTAGAACGTGATGAAATTCTGGAACAATTACTGAACGATTACATTGACCGAAATCTGAAATAA
- a CDS encoding HPr family phosphocarrier protein: protein MKTVKISLNSIDKVKSFVNDVTKFDSDFDLVSGRYVIDAKSIMGIFSLDLSKPIDLNIHSEESVEKILSILSPYIVE, encoded by the coding sequence ATGAAAACTGTTAAAATCTCTCTTAATTCAATTGATAAGGTTAAATCCTTTGTAAATGATGTAACAAAGTTTGATTCTGATTTTGATTTAGTATCCGGTAGATACGTAATCGATGCTAAATCAATTATGGGTATTTTCAGTTTGGATTTATCCAAGCCCATTGATTTAAATATCCATAGCGAAGAGAGCGTAGAAAAGATTCTTAGTATCTTAAGCCCTTACATCGTTGAATAA
- the ruvX gene encoding Holliday junction resolvase RuvX: protein MRIMGLDYGSVTVGVAISDELLITAQGIETINRKQENKLRQTLARIEELIKEYNVDRIVLGYPKNMNNTIGERAVKSEEFKEMLERRTGLPVILWDERLTTAAASQTLILGNVRREDRKAVVDKLAAVLILQGYLDYLSNQAKFNLPSKE, encoded by the coding sequence ATGAGAATTATGGGATTGGATTATGGCTCTGTAACAGTAGGAGTCGCAATCAGTGATGAGCTGTTAATTACAGCACAAGGTATTGAAACAATAAATCGTAAGCAGGAAAACAAATTAAGACAAACTCTGGCTAGAATAGAAGAGTTGATTAAGGAATACAATGTTGACCGTATTGTGTTAGGATATCCTAAGAACATGAATAATACGATTGGAGAGCGGGCAGTTAAATCAGAAGAATTCAAAGAAATGCTGGAAAGAAGAACCGGACTTCCCGTAATATTATGGGATGAAAGACTTACCACAGCAGCAGCCAGCCAGACCTTAATACTAGGGAATGTCAGAAGAGAGGACAGAAAAGCTGTTGTTGATAAATTAGCAGCAGTGTTGATTCTTCAAGGCTATTTGGATTATTTGAGCAATCAAGCTAAATTTAATTTACCGTCAAAAGAGTAG
- a CDS encoding O-methyltransferase — MIVDERITAYINSLSSELPPYLSNLEKEAHREEVPIIKKETQSLLQFLIAMRKPAHILEVGTAVGFSALFMSECMPENCDITTVEKVEMRLVKARVNLKSTKQADKIRLIEGDALDVLKELADKESERYDFIFMDAAKAQYMNYLPEVLKLLTVGGLLVTDNVLQDGTVAQSRYGITRRDRTIHTRMREYLYTLTHSDLLKTTILSVGDGVTLSIKE; from the coding sequence ATGATAGTAGATGAACGTATAACAGCATACATTAATTCCTTAAGCAGCGAGTTACCTCCTTATCTTAGCAATTTAGAAAAAGAGGCACATAGAGAAGAAGTACCCATTATAAAAAAGGAAACCCAGTCTCTTCTACAGTTTTTAATTGCTATGAGAAAACCGGCGCATATTCTTGAGGTAGGGACAGCAGTAGGATTTTCGGCACTCTTTATGAGTGAATGTATGCCGGAGAACTGTGATATCACTACTGTTGAAAAGGTAGAGATGCGCCTGGTAAAAGCCAGAGTGAACTTAAAAAGCACAAAGCAGGCGGATAAGATTCGTTTAATTGAAGGTGATGCACTGGATGTGCTGAAAGAATTGGCGGATAAGGAATCAGAACGGTATGATTTTATTTTTATGGATGCTGCAAAAGCGCAATATATGAATTACCTTCCGGAAGTATTAAAGCTCTTAACAGTGGGAGGTCTGCTGGTAACGGATAATGTACTACAGGATGGGACGGTAGCCCAGTCCAGATATGGAATCACCAGAAGAGATCGGACAATCCACACCCGAATGAGAGAATATCTATATACCCTTACCCATTCAGACTTATTAAAAACAACCATTTTGTCTGTTGGAGACGGAGTCACCTTAAGTATAAAAGAATAA
- the thiI gene encoding tRNA uracil 4-sulfurtransferase ThiI, whose protein sequence is MYKAFLIKYAEIGIKGKNRYIFENALRDQIKNALRDLGNYLVTKEQGRLYIECPDDYDYDETVEALKRVFGIAWICPVMIIDTIDWEELKTEVGNYVEERYPDRHFTFKMEAKRADKSYPLTTPEMCMDMGGYLLDRFEELKVDVHNPQVRIMIEVRTRSYVYSEVIAGPGGMPVGTSGKAMLLLSGGIDSPVAGYMISKRGVSIDAVYFHAPPYTSERAKQKVVDLAKLISRYTGPIKLHVINFTDIQLYIYEKCPHEELTIIMRRYMMRIAQTIAEESGCLGLITGESIGQVASQTLHSLASTNEVCTMPVYRPLIAFDKQDIVAISEKINTYETSILPYEDCCTIFVAKHPVTKPNLKVIRHSERLLEEKIEELTKTALETKEEIMIM, encoded by the coding sequence ATGTACAAAGCATTTTTGATAAAATATGCAGAGATTGGCATAAAGGGTAAAAACAGATATATATTTGAAAATGCCTTAAGGGATCAGATAAAGAATGCCTTAAGAGACCTTGGAAATTATCTGGTAACAAAGGAACAGGGAAGACTTTATATCGAATGCCCCGATGATTACGATTATGACGAAACGGTAGAAGCGTTAAAGAGGGTTTTCGGAATAGCCTGGATATGCCCGGTTATGATTATAGATACCATTGACTGGGAAGAACTCAAAACAGAAGTTGGAAATTACGTTGAGGAAAGATATCCTGACAGACATTTCACCTTTAAGATGGAGGCTAAGCGTGCAGATAAAAGTTATCCTCTTACTACTCCAGAGATGTGTATGGATATGGGAGGTTATCTGTTAGACCGCTTTGAGGAACTGAAGGTGGATGTTCATAATCCTCAGGTTCGTATTATGATAGAAGTACGAACCCGTTCTTATGTATATTCTGAGGTAATAGCTGGCCCTGGTGGTATGCCGGTGGGAACAAGCGGAAAAGCTATGCTTTTACTTTCCGGTGGAATAGACAGCCCTGTTGCCGGATATATGATATCGAAAAGAGGGGTTTCTATTGATGCGGTTTATTTCCATGCACCTCCCTATACCAGTGAACGTGCAAAACAAAAGGTTGTAGATCTGGCTAAGCTGATTTCGCGTTATACTGGCCCTATAAAGCTTCATGTAATTAATTTTACGGATATCCAGCTCTACATTTATGAGAAATGCCCTCATGAAGAACTTACTATTATTATGAGAAGATATATGATGCGTATTGCACAGACCATCGCAGAAGAGTCCGGTTGTCTGGGATTAATAACCGGAGAGAGTATCGGACAGGTTGCAAGCCAAACTCTTCACAGCCTGGCATCTACGAATGAAGTCTGCACTATGCCGGTATATCGTCCTCTGATTGCTTTTGATAAACAGGACATAGTGGCTATTTCAGAAAAAATTAACACTTATGAGACCTCTATTCTGCCCTATGAAGACTGTTGCACTATATTTGTTGCAAAGCACCCTGTAACAAAGCCTAATTTAAAGGTTATACGCCATTCTGAAAGGCTTTTGGAAGAAAAGATTGAAGAATTAACGAAAACAGCATTAGAAACAAAAGAAGAAATTATGATTATGTAA